GGTATAACTATTTTGGTAGATATCCTGAAAAAATACTAGCTTTCATTGATAAATATATGAAGTGAACTACTCAAGCAAGTTAAGGAGCTTAGCCAAGTGCCACGAGTGTTCTAACACAAATTATAAAATTAATTTAAGTTACTAATAAGGATTAACTTCTGTAAGAAGCAGGAGTTGGTCCTTTTAAATTTTTCTCAATTTTTAATAAATAGATTGACAATAAAAATAAAAAATAATACAATTTAAATATAAATAAACAAAAATGGAGGGACATAATAATGTTTAGGAAAATATTTCTATTATTTATATTAATTTTCTCTTTTTCTTATGCAGTAGATGAAATAGATATAGAAAAAAGAAGACAACAACAACAAGATTTTGATGACTTAATAAGAAGCCAAGATTTTAATGTGCCCAAAAATATTGATGATAATGGACAAAAAAATTTAATTTTAGATGTAGTTTCTATT
This window of the Fusobacterium simiae genome carries:
- a CDS encoding POTRA domain-containing protein, which translates into the protein MFRKIFLLFILIFSFSYAVDEIDIEKRRQQQQDFDDLIRSQDFNVPKNIDDNGQKNLILDVVSIELEGNTIFEDFQIDAILRRYIGKDRDIYALINELENKYIEKGYVTTKVGLNTEKSDLENGK